The Flexivirga oryzae genome has a segment encoding these proteins:
- a CDS encoding ABC transporter substrate-binding protein produces MTVRRRRIAVLAAGAVAMTTVTGCGAAAGWGGGVGGGGGNTINVLMVNNPQMVDLQKLTDKYFTAKTGIKVNYTVLPEDDLRDKASQEFSAQAGQYDVASLSNFEIPIYAKTGWVAPLSGYIAKDPGFDQQDILKPMRQALTVNGKVYAEPFYGESSFLMYRKDILKAKGITMPKHPTWQQVADIAKKVNGAKPGMAGICLRGQPGWGQVMAPLTTVVNTFGGTWFTKDWQAQVDGKGFTDATQFYVDLVRKYGEKGAAQAGFTECLNDLTQGSVAMWYDATSAAGSLEATGSPVKGKIGYVAAPVVKTKNSGWLYTWAWAIEQASTKKDAAWKFISWASSKQYEQLVGQKLGWTQVPSGYRKSLYSNPKYVAQAKAFAEPTLNAISSVDPNNPGVQARPAPGVQFVDIPEFTNLGTEVSQDISSAIAGKMSVKSALSSGQQRADDVAKQYRKRAGED; encoded by the coding sequence ATGACTGTTCGTAGGAGACGGATCGCCGTGCTCGCTGCGGGCGCTGTCGCCATGACGACGGTGACCGGCTGCGGTGCGGCTGCGGGATGGGGTGGTGGCGTCGGCGGCGGCGGCGGTAACACCATCAACGTGCTGATGGTCAACAACCCGCAGATGGTCGATCTGCAGAAGCTGACCGACAAGTACTTCACCGCGAAGACCGGGATCAAGGTCAACTACACGGTGCTGCCGGAGGACGACCTGCGTGACAAGGCGAGCCAGGAGTTCTCGGCGCAGGCCGGTCAGTACGACGTGGCGAGCCTGTCCAACTTCGAGATCCCGATCTACGCCAAGACCGGTTGGGTCGCACCACTGTCGGGCTACATCGCCAAGGACCCCGGCTTCGACCAGCAGGACATCCTGAAACCGATGCGCCAGGCACTCACTGTCAACGGCAAGGTCTACGCAGAGCCGTTCTACGGGGAGTCGTCCTTCCTGATGTACCGCAAGGACATCCTGAAGGCCAAGGGCATCACGATGCCGAAGCACCCGACCTGGCAGCAGGTCGCCGACATCGCCAAGAAGGTCAACGGTGCCAAGCCGGGGATGGCGGGCATCTGCCTGCGCGGTCAGCCCGGCTGGGGCCAGGTGATGGCGCCGCTCACCACCGTGGTCAACACCTTCGGCGGCACCTGGTTCACCAAGGACTGGCAGGCGCAGGTCGACGGCAAGGGCTTCACCGACGCCACCCAGTTCTACGTCGACCTGGTCCGCAAGTATGGCGAGAAGGGCGCTGCCCAGGCCGGATTCACCGAGTGCCTCAACGATCTGACACAAGGCAGCGTCGCCATGTGGTACGACGCGACCTCGGCAGCCGGGTCGTTGGAGGCCACCGGTTCGCCGGTGAAGGGCAAGATCGGCTACGTCGCCGCGCCGGTCGTGAAGACCAAGAACTCCGGCTGGCTCTACACCTGGGCGTGGGCGATCGAGCAGGCCAGCACCAAGAAGGATGCCGCCTGGAAGTTCATCTCCTGGGCGAGCAGCAAGCAGTACGAGCAGCTGGTCGGTCAGAAGCTGGGCTGGACCCAGGTGCCGTCCGGTTACCGGAAATCGCTCTACTCCAACCCGAAGTATGTCGCCCAGGCCAAGGCGTTCGCCGAGCCGACGCTCAACGCGATCTCCTCGGTCGATCCGAACAACCCAGGCGTCCAGGCACGCCCGGCGCCCGGTGTGCAGTTCGTCGACATACCCGAGTTCACCAACCTCGGCACCGAGGTGAGTCAGGACATCAGCTCGGCGATCGCCGGGAAGATGTCGGTCAAGAGCGCCCTGAGCAGCGGGCAGCAGCGAGCCGATGACGTGGCCAAGCAATACCGCAAGCGAGCGGGGGAGGACTGA
- a CDS encoding sugar-binding transcriptional regulator — protein sequence MSDDPQPGGSTAASGRALLVDVARRFYLQDQSKVEIAGHLGLSRFKVARLLETARSTGVVRIEIVGEPTIDYALSTRLSEALGLDGALVVRSHEGQTAAETRRDIGAVAAGELTRLLGPSDVLGLPWSRSVAATVGALRSLPPVPIVQLSGALAIPDLQSPVDLVRSAANLSGGEAHHFYAPLVATDPASADMLRRQPGTSEALAHVADVTVAVVGVGGWAAGESTLFDLATTDERVAMRNAGAIGEISGVFIDDAGDAVDGGLADRIITLSDEQLVGIPTVIGLVSGAPRAPVVRAAIAGGKVNRLVIDETLAQALLG from the coding sequence ATGAGCGACGACCCACAGCCCGGCGGCAGCACCGCGGCATCGGGACGAGCGCTGCTCGTCGACGTCGCCCGGCGCTTCTACCTGCAGGACCAGTCGAAGGTCGAGATCGCGGGGCACCTCGGGCTGTCCAGGTTCAAGGTCGCGCGGCTGCTGGAGACCGCGCGCTCGACCGGCGTGGTGCGGATCGAGATCGTCGGAGAACCGACCATCGACTACGCCCTGTCGACCCGCCTGTCCGAGGCACTCGGCCTCGACGGAGCGCTCGTGGTGCGCAGCCACGAGGGCCAGACCGCTGCGGAGACGCGACGTGACATCGGCGCCGTCGCGGCCGGCGAACTGACCCGCCTGCTCGGTCCGTCGGACGTCCTGGGCCTGCCGTGGTCACGTAGCGTCGCGGCAACCGTCGGCGCGCTGCGCAGCCTGCCGCCGGTGCCGATCGTGCAACTGTCGGGCGCGCTGGCCATCCCCGACCTGCAGTCGCCGGTCGATCTTGTGCGCTCCGCCGCCAACCTGAGCGGCGGTGAGGCCCATCACTTCTACGCGCCCCTGGTGGCGACCGACCCGGCGAGTGCGGACATGCTGCGCCGGCAGCCGGGCACCAGCGAAGCACTCGCGCACGTCGCGGACGTCACGGTCGCGGTGGTGGGTGTCGGCGGCTGGGCGGCCGGTGAGTCCACCCTGTTCGACCTCGCCACGACCGACGAGCGCGTCGCCATGCGCAACGCCGGCGCCATCGGGGAGATCAGCGGTGTCTTCATCGACGACGCGGGAGATGCGGTCGACGGAGGGCTCGCGGACCGCATCATCACGCTGTCCGACGAGCAGCTGGTCGGCATACCGACCGTCATCGGCCTGGTGAGTGGCGCGCCGCGCGCACCGGTCGTGCGCGCTGCGATCGCCGGCGGCAAGGTCAACCGCCTGGTGATCGATGAGACGCTTGCGCAGGCGCTGCTGGGATAG